Genomic DNA from Nocardioides aquaticus:
CGACGGTGCCCTCGTTGAGGCGGGTCACGCAGTCGTTGACGAAGACGCGGGCGATGTGGACCTCGGTGGCCATCTCGGCCAGGAGGAAGCGGTTGTGCTGAAACTTCCCGATGGGGCGGCCGAACGCCTCGCGCTCCCGGGCGTACGACAGGCACAGCTCCAGCACGTGCTCGCAGGCCGCGACCGCGATCGCGGCGATCGAGACCCGCTCCTGGGGGAGGTTCTGCATCAGGTAGATGAAGCCCTGGCCCTCCTCGCCGAGCAGGTTGGTCTTGGGCACGACGACGTTGTCGAAGAAGAGCTCGGCGGTGTCCTGCGCCTTCAGGCCGACCTTGTCGAGGTTGCGACCACGCTCGAAGCCCTCCATCCCGCGCTCCAGGACCAGCAGGCTGATGCCCTGGTGGCCCGCGTCGGGGTCGGTGCGCGCGACGACCACGACCACGTCGCTCATCACGCCGTTGGAGATGAACGTCTTGGAGCCGTTGACGACGTAGTGGTCGCCCTTGTCGACCGCGGAGGTGCGGATGCCCTGCAGGTCGGACCCGGCGCCCGGCTCGGTCATCGCGATCGAGGAGATCAGCTCGCCGCTGACCAGGCCGGGCAGCCAGCGCTGCTTCTGCTCCTCGGTCCCCAGCGTGCTGATGTAGGGGACGATGATGTCGGTGTGGACCGGGAAGCCGAGCCCGCTGGCCCCGACCTTGCTGATCTCCTCGGTCAGGACCATGTTGTAGCGGAAGTCCTTCATGCCGGCGCCGCCGTAGGCCTCGTCGACGTCGAAGCAGAGCAGGCCCTGCTCGCCGGCCCTGCGCCAGACCTCGCGGCTGACCTGGCCGTCCTTCTCCCACTGCGCGTGGTGCGGCACGACCTCGCGCTCGAGGAACGACCGCGCCACCGCCCGGAAGTCCTCGTGCTCCTGGTCGTAGATCGAGGCGGTCTGGGGCATCGGGGTCTCCTGGGGTCGGCCTGGATCAGCTGCTCGACCTCACTGTGACAGCAGAACTGTCAAGGTTCAAGGGTCCCTAGGAGACCCACTCCTTGAGCTGGCGGATCGTGCCCGCCGGGTCCTGCGTGGCGGGGGAGACCTGCAGGTTGGTGACGCCGGCCTCGCGGAACGCCTCGACCCGCTCCCGCACGTACGACGCCGGCCCGACCAGGTTGCCGGCCTCGAGCCAGGCGCGGGGCACCAGCGCCTCGGCCTCCGACTTGCGCCCCTCGAGGTACAGGTCCTGGATCTTCTCGGCCTCCTCCTCGAAGCCGTACTGGCGCGCCAGGTCGTTGTAGAAGTTCTTGCCGCGGGCGCCCATCCCGCCGACGTAGAGCGCGTAGGTGGGGCGCATCAGGTCGAGCAGGCCGTCGACGTCGTCGCCGATCGCGACCATGCCGCCGGCGCTGATCTCGAGCGGGCCGAGGTCGGCCGAGCGCTTGGCGGCGCCCGCGGCGAGGGCGTCGCCCCACACGGCGTGGGCGCGCTCGGGCAGGAACATGAACGGCAGCCACCCGTCGGCGACCTCTGCGGTCATCGCCACGTTCTTCTCGCCGAGAGCCGCGACCCACAGCGGCACGGAGGACCGCTCGGGCTTGGTCAGCAGCTTCAACGGCTTGCCCAGGCCGGTGCCCTGGTCGGCCGGCAGCGGCAGGGTGAAGCTGCGCCCCTGGTGCACCAGGGGCTCGCGGCGCAGCCCCATCCGCAGGATCTCGATGACCTCGCGGGTGCGGCCGAGGGGGCGGTCGTACGACATCCCGTGGAAGCCCTCGACGACCTGCGGGCCGGACGCGCCC
This window encodes:
- a CDS encoding acyl-CoA dehydrogenase family protein; translation: MPQTASIYDQEHEDFRAVARSFLEREVVPHHAQWEKDGQVSREVWRRAGEQGLLCFDVDEAYGGAGMKDFRYNMVLTEEISKVGASGLGFPVHTDIIVPYISTLGTEEQKQRWLPGLVSGELISSIAMTEPGAGSDLQGIRTSAVDKGDHYVVNGSKTFISNGVMSDVVVVVARTDPDAGHQGISLLVLERGMEGFERGRNLDKVGLKAQDTAELFFDNVVVPKTNLLGEEGQGFIYLMQNLPQERVSIAAIAVAACEHVLELCLSYAREREAFGRPIGKFQHNRFLLAEMATEVHIARVFVNDCVTRLNEGTVDTALASMAKWWTTELQTKLVDRGVQLHGGYGYMSEYPIAKAFVDSRIQTIYGGTTEIQKEIIGRSLGI
- a CDS encoding LLM class F420-dependent oxidoreductase, producing the protein MKLSTPLVYSGNPREAADQVAGLEAAGLDTVWVAEPYGFDAPTLMGYLAARTTTVEIGAGILNVYSRTPGALLQTAAGLDNVSGGRAVIGLGASGPQVVEGFHGMSYDRPLGRTREVIEILRMGLRREPLVHQGRSFTLPLPADQGTGLGKPLKLLTKPERSSVPLWVAALGEKNVAMTAEVADGWLPFMFLPERAHAVWGDALAAGAAKRSADLGPLEISAGGMVAIGDDVDGLLDLMRPTYALYVGGMGARGKNFYNDLARQYGFEEEAEKIQDLYLEGRKSEAEALVPRAWLEAGNLVGPASYVRERVEAFREAGVTNLQVSPATQDPAGTIRQLKEWVS